The proteins below come from a single Aegilops tauschii subsp. strangulata cultivar AL8/78 chromosome 6, Aet v6.0, whole genome shotgun sequence genomic window:
- the LOC109749935 gene encoding non-structural maintenance of chromosomes element 4 homolog A, producing the protein MAAAAAAAEGSGAEGRGEAGGGGRRQQQQGLAERRMLRSQYHAMKSLINEERDDMAKEDSDKFASIITQVESLHEQVQRPREQVADAEALLDITTMLVKSVRSQSSEGITPSDFLTALLKKFGQQATLDSEPVSLRWADVGLSASHVFRAAPGCCTMLGPMDTEVKQRKLSVVSRKRSARPTENTCPEELADSSEGAKTDTDRNVTVVFDILRKNKRARLETLVLNRQSFAQTVENVFALSFLVKDGRVAINIDDNGHHIVYPRNAPAASAIASGEVSYSHFVFRYDYRDWKLMKEVVPEGQELMPHRTAHSFSAEEREQLEPCAQRTPIRKLCRNRGLVLQEQMVVAETPEEDRSSKRKRLFIDQE; encoded by the exons atggcggcggcggcggcggcggcggaggggtcCGGGGCAGAGGGCCGcggcgaggccggcggcggcggcaggcggcagcagcagcaggggtTGGCGGAGCGCCGGATGCTCCGCTCCCAGTACCACGCCATGAAGAGCCTCATCAACG AGGAGAGGGATGACATGGCGAAGGAGGACTCCGACAAGTTCGCCTCCATCATCACGCAGGTGGAGAGCTTGCACGAGCAAG TGCAGAGACCCAGGGAGCAAGTAGCGGACGCAGAGGCTCTGCTGGACATTACAACAATGTTGGTAAAATCTGTGAGGTCCCAGTCAAGTGAAGGAATCACACCTTCTGATTTCTTAACAGCATTGCTGAAGAAATTTGGGCAGCAAGCAACCCTTGATTCCGAGCCTGTCTCGTTGCGCTGGGCTGATGTTGGGCTTTCTGCTTCACATGTCTTCAGGGCTGCGCCTGGATGCTGCACCAT GCTTGGACCCATGGATACAGAAGTAAAGCAGCGTAAGCTTTCAGTTGTTAGTAGAAAAAGAAGTGCCAGGCCAACTGAAAATACTTGTCCTGAAGAG CTTGCTGATTCTTCAGAGGGAGCAAAGACAGACACTGACCGGAATGTGACTGTTGTATTTGATATCCTGAGGAAAAATAAGCGTGCGAGGCTGGAGACCCTTGTTTTGAACAGACAATCATTTGCCCAAACGGTTGAGAAtgtttttgcactgtctttcctAGTTAAAGATGGCAGGGTGGCAATAAACATTGATGACAATGGGCACCATATAGTCT ATCCACGAAATGCGCCTGCTGCTAGTGCCATAGCGTCAGGAGAAGTGTCCTACAGCCATTTTGTTTTCAGATATGATTACAGAGATTGGAAG CTGATGAAAGAAGTCGTCCCTGAAGGGCAAGAACTGATGCCGCACAGGACCGCGCACAGCTTCTCTGCTGAAGAGCGAGAACAGCTGGAGCCGTGTGCGCAACGAACACCGATAAGGAAACTTTGCCGGAACCGAGGTTTGGTTCTTCAGGAGCAGATGGTTGTTGCAGAGACACCCGAGGAGGACAGAAGCTCCAAACGCAAGCGTCTATTCATAGATCAGGAGTGA
- the LOC120966325 gene encoding uncharacterized protein, which yields MDRCWTAKCRTRHGLPHDPLCKLCCQELESLDHLLARCVFSRITWHEILSWCRLPIPTPSSTDAFFDWWCKTNNSSPASLRKGVNSLIVLTAWSIWKHRNAAVFDNARPSNDDLARTIKDEARLWARAGATRLASIIHVT from the coding sequence ATGGATCGCTGCTGGACGGCCAAATGCCGCACTCGTCATGGACTGCCGCACGACCCCCTCTGCAAGCTCTGCTGCCAAGAGCTCGAGTCCCTGGATCACCTACTTGCCCGGTGCGTCTTCTCCAGAATAACTTGGCACGAGATCCTCTCATGGTGCCGGCTGCCAATCCCCACACCAAGCTCCACCGATGCCTTCTTCGATTGGTGGTGCAAGACCAACAACTCCTCCCCAGCTTCACTCCGCAAGGGGGTGAACTCGCTCATCGTGCTCACCGCATGGTCCATCTGGAAACACCGGAACGCCGCTGTCTTCGACAATGCCCGGCCTTCGAATGATGATCTTGCTCGCACAATCAAAGACGAGGCCCGCCTGTGGGCACGTGCTGGAGCAACTAGGCTAGCATCCATCATTCATGTAACCTGA
- the LOC109749987 gene encoding zinc finger CCCH domain-containing protein 14-like translates to MSSAPPDDGVVPPSVTMPREGQRIKYSRELLLAVASSDACKVLPAGVDLSKHPDDVKLWVRAETWAARSVGGAAPGRQGKSELPQRAREPESFQAGVGSKSKPCIRFFSTAGCRFGDNCRFIHYIPGGYVAVEKLGILSGAAPALPPAQGVENPGKHLSMDNSTQPPTEPTPTGDHALQAQTAPDPRKEAVASFGASSTAKISVDASLTGAIIGRGGATIKQISRASGARLRVRDHDWDADLKNVELEGTFDQIKNAYDMAMEQLIHVVNHDGGGAPSPAAGANTTSHGGGWQLDSFKTKLCGHFARGCCTHGDGCRFAHGKSELRRPVPAPRDPGGW, encoded by the exons ATGAGCTCGGCGCCTCCTGACGATGGCGTTGTTCCTCCCTCCGTCACCATGCCCAG GGAGGGGCAGAGGATCAAGTACTCGAGGGAGCTCCTGCTCGCCGTCGCCAGCTCCGACGCCTGCAAGGTGCTGCCCGCGGGCGTCGACCTGTCCAAGCACCCCGATGACGTGAAACTCTGGGTTCGCGCGGAGACTTGGGCCGCCCGCTCGGTTGGAGGAGCAGCACCTGGACGCCAAGGGAAGTCGGAATTGCCTCAGCGAGCGCGAG AGCCGGAGTCTTTTCAAGCAGGCGTAGGAAGCAAATCGAAGCCATGCATCAGATTCTTCAG TACTGCAGGTTGCCGCTTTGGTGACAACTGTCGCTTCATCCACTACATCCCGGGCGGTTACGTGGCCGTCGAGAAACTGGGCATCCTGAGTGGCGCAGCTCCAGCTCTTCCACCAGCACAAGGCGTGGAGAATCCCGGCAAGCATTTGTCCATGGACAACTCGACGCAACCACCCACAGAACCAACTCCTACCGGTGACCATGCACTTCAAGCACAGACGGCGCCCGACCCCCGCAAGGAAGCGGTGGCGAGCTTCGGCGCTTCGTCGACGGCCAAGATCAGCGTGGACGCGTCCCTCACGGGCGCCATCATCGGGCGTGGCGGAGCCACCATAAAGCAGATATCCCGGGCCAGCGGCGCCAGGCTGCGCGTCCGCGACCACGACTGGGACGCCGACTTGAAGAACGTGGAGCTGGAGGGCACGTTCGACCAGATCAAGAATGCTTACGATATGGCCATGGAGCAGCTGATCCACGTTGTCAACCACGACGGCGGCGGTGCCCCTTCGCCTGCGGCAGGAGCAAATACGACGTCTCACGGCGGCGGATGGCAATTAGACAGCTTCAAGACCAAGCTCTGCGGGCACTTCGCCAGGGGATGCTGCACTCATGGCGACGGGTGCCGCTTCGCCCACGGCAAGAGCGAGCTGCGCAGGCCGGTTCCTGCTCCTCGTGATCCGGGTGGTTGGTAG